In Brevibacillus brevis NBRC 100599, a single genomic region encodes these proteins:
- a CDS encoding YheC/YheD family protein: MTASERSLGIMARCQGSHFVDKGYYKKLTLYGRKHGIRVFVFSPRQVNFSTRMVKGFEYRNGSWHAKEFPIPAFIYDRCFVGPSYRHYKPFVEKLQNDRNITFLGHGLSGKWQVHQMLAKSPLLAPLLPPTEIFSYPVLQATLEKYGAAIIKPMAGTHGIGVVRIKEVRSGYEASGRNRDNQPFTRRIRDTAGLKSFVSVFTAGRKFLVQPYLELHTPDGTPFDVRVLVQKNGLGKWATTGKAVRLGDKRSITSNLHGGGKATPLASFLPLHFKSAKAARIEQSINRVAEELPRFLEESHGRLVELGIDIGIDTAGNVWIIEVNSRPGRTVFRMIDDPTAQLHSITQPVRYAHYLMKERVGG, from the coding sequence ATGACAGCATCCGAGAGAAGTCTTGGCATCATGGCCCGGTGCCAAGGCTCCCACTTTGTAGACAAAGGGTACTATAAAAAGCTTACGCTCTATGGACGCAAGCACGGCATACGTGTCTTCGTTTTTTCACCACGTCAGGTTAACTTTTCCACCCGTATGGTAAAAGGCTTCGAATATCGCAATGGGTCCTGGCACGCGAAAGAATTCCCAATCCCCGCCTTTATCTATGATCGTTGCTTTGTGGGCCCATCTTATCGCCACTATAAACCATTTGTGGAAAAGTTGCAAAACGATCGCAACATTACGTTTTTGGGGCATGGTCTGTCTGGAAAATGGCAGGTGCACCAGATGCTCGCTAAGTCTCCTCTTCTCGCCCCGCTGCTACCACCTACTGAAATATTCTCATATCCTGTGCTTCAGGCAACCCTGGAAAAATACGGGGCAGCCATCATCAAACCAATGGCGGGAACTCACGGTATTGGCGTCGTGAGAATCAAAGAAGTGCGCAGTGGCTATGAAGCTTCTGGACGAAACCGGGACAATCAACCTTTCACCAGGCGAATTCGTGACACTGCCGGATTAAAAAGTTTTGTGTCTGTCTTTACAGCTGGCCGCAAGTTCCTGGTACAGCCCTATTTGGAGTTGCATACCCCGGATGGTACCCCATTTGATGTCCGTGTTCTGGTTCAAAAAAACGGACTAGGTAAATGGGCGACAACTGGCAAAGCTGTGCGCCTGGGAGACAAACGCAGCATCACCTCCAATTTGCACGGAGGAGGGAAAGCAACACCTCTGGCCTCTTTCCTGCCCCTTCACTTCAAATCCGCAAAAGCGGCACGCATCGAGCAATCAATCAACCGAGTGGCGGAAGAACTTCCCCGTTTTTTGGAAGAGTCGCACGGCAGACTCGTTGAGCTGGGAATCGATATTGGCATCGACACCGCAGGTAATGTTTGGATCATCGAAGTAAACAGCAGACCAGGGCGAACAGTTTTTCGAATGATTGACGACCCAACTGCACAACTACATTCGATTACTCAGCCTGTTCGCTACGCCCACTATCTCATGAAAGAGCGTGTAGGAGGTTAA